One genomic window of Ruminococcus gauvreauii includes the following:
- a CDS encoding GntR family transcriptional regulator, with protein MMEPQETKFSFIYSEIKQRILNGQVLPGNRLPSSRALCNHFQVSRYTINRVFDVLKEEGMIEIQPRLAPTVLAGTDKQKTEYMLYDVLRKRDSIVQIYQTFALLLPPLLVFASQDCDLEMLPHYKQAAKVSRLGIAAGGWRPSSDFIKEVLEIGGNPLLGNLYSIFELYHNLSFFTERCPHFLENLLQNSVSVTGIIIDILKGNNPSVKHQQFADLGQRFADTITDTLEHLANTTPQCPLQAPVSFSWKPTRGKDYFYSRIISDLNRKIGSGEYPRGTFLPYEKQLSGQYGVSVSTVRKALAELEQRGLVKTLNAKGTVVIEPDDSRVNQMLPTPRRSQEALQYLHALQLLVLIIHPAASIAAPRLSPTDLEKLEGTFSQAESIYIIAMFEVILNHVDLKPLQVILTEAFRLTEWGHYIAYYDNKKLVIQKLNKKVLEAFQYLREGNVTAFADGIADCYRYILKRAKEYMIKKYRFYRAAYIQIPEKY; from the coding sequence ATGATGGAACCACAGGAAACCAAGTTCTCATTTATATACAGTGAAATTAAGCAGCGCATCTTAAACGGGCAGGTCCTTCCCGGGAACCGGCTGCCATCTTCAAGGGCGCTCTGCAATCACTTTCAGGTGAGCCGATATACAATTAACCGAGTTTTTGATGTGTTGAAAGAAGAAGGAATGATCGAAATTCAGCCTCGTCTCGCTCCAACCGTCCTCGCAGGAACAGATAAACAAAAAACGGAATATATGTTGTATGATGTCCTGAGAAAAAGAGACAGCATTGTGCAGATATATCAAACATTCGCACTGTTATTGCCGCCGCTTCTGGTTTTTGCTTCACAGGACTGTGATCTGGAAATGCTGCCCCATTATAAACAGGCTGCGAAAGTATCACGCCTGGGAATTGCGGCCGGCGGCTGGCGGCCTTCTTCCGATTTTATAAAAGAGGTACTGGAAATTGGGGGTAACCCTCTGCTTGGCAATCTCTATTCGATTTTTGAGCTTTATCACAACCTTAGTTTTTTTACAGAAAGATGTCCTCACTTTTTAGAGAACCTTCTGCAGAATTCTGTATCCGTGACGGGGATTATTATAGATATTTTAAAAGGGAACAATCCTTCTGTGAAACATCAGCAGTTCGCAGATTTAGGACAGAGATTTGCAGACACCATCACTGATACTTTAGAACATTTGGCGAATACGACGCCCCAGTGTCCTCTCCAGGCTCCCGTTTCATTTTCCTGGAAACCGACACGAGGCAAGGATTACTTCTACTCAAGAATCATCAGCGATCTGAACCGGAAAATCGGCAGCGGGGAATATCCCCGCGGAACATTTCTTCCTTATGAGAAACAGCTGTCCGGCCAGTACGGCGTCTCTGTTTCCACAGTCAGAAAAGCATTGGCTGAACTGGAGCAGAGAGGTCTAGTAAAAACCTTAAATGCGAAAGGAACTGTCGTTATAGAACCGGATGATTCCCGGGTGAATCAGATGCTTCCCACTCCACGGCGTTCGCAGGAGGCATTGCAATATCTGCATGCACTACAATTGTTAGTATTAATTATTCATCCGGCAGCCTCCATTGCAGCTCCAAGGTTGTCTCCAACAGATTTAGAAAAACTGGAAGGGACATTCAGTCAGGCTGAATCCATTTATATCATAGCTATGTTTGAAGTCATTTTAAATCATGTTGATCTGAAACCATTGCAGGTGATATTAACCGAAGCTTTTCGTCTTACCGAATGGGGACACTATATTGCTTATTACGATAACAAGAAACTGGTCATACAAAAGCTCAATAAAAAGGTCCTGGAAGCATTCCAATATCTGCGTGAAGGGAATGTGACGGCTTTTGCAGACGGCATTGCAGACTGCTATCGTTACATTTTAAAGCGCGCGAAAGAATATATGATAAAAAAATACAGGTTTTACAGAGCCGCCTATATACAGATTCCAGAAAAATACTAA
- a CDS encoding cyclophilin-like fold protein — protein MKKRYCSVLLVLLFALALSACGNSADEDQSVRPSIEEETRSVESSGGEDEDPLAEVPEDISEDGQKASTDEGIDNSRETGGEKMQEMTVEVSGQKFQASLYDNETVHAFLERLPMTLDMEELNGNEKFYYLDVGLPANSEIVGNIKAGDIMLFGSDCLVLFFEDFSTSYNYTRIGHIEEEEAFVKALSGGTVEITFEAEE, from the coding sequence ATGAAAAAAAGATATTGCAGCGTGTTGCTGGTACTTCTTTTTGCATTAGCACTGTCTGCTTGCGGAAACAGCGCAGACGAAGATCAATCGGTTCGTCCATCAATAGAGGAAGAAACACGCAGTGTGGAAAGTTCAGGTGGAGAAGATGAAGATCCTTTGGCAGAAGTTCCAGAGGACATTTCCGAGGATGGACAAAAAGCATCCACGGATGAAGGTATAGACAACAGCAGAGAAACAGGAGGTGAAAAGATGCAGGAAATGACAGTGGAAGTAAGCGGGCAGAAATTTCAGGCGTCCTTATATGATAATGAGACGGTACATGCGTTTCTGGAGCGACTTCCTATGACACTTGATATGGAGGAATTGAATGGAAATGAAAAATTCTATTATCTGGACGTGGGACTGCCCGCCAACTCTGAAATTGTGGGAAATATTAAGGCCGGGGATATTATGCTGTTTGGTTCCGACTGCCTTGTTCTGTTCTTCGAGGATTTCAGCACTTCATACAATTATACCCGTATTGGTCATATCGAAGAAGAAGAGGCGTTTGTCAAGGCACTGTCGGGAGGAACTGTGGAAATAACCTTTGAGGCAGAGGAATAG
- a CDS encoding LysE family translocator, which yields MTAQRTLNYGVKAGLLTGLGSSVTDCLYACVGAFGLNLISDFLLKYQNIVNLAGGCLIVGMGIRMFASSFAVGITNPAAILTFLFAFSWFGIHGQTGLAEGIGLVCGVFIGTYIWWGTLTGAASMFRKKSKKDCLPVMNRVFRLILILFGAVILVRNFLN from the coding sequence ATGACCGCACAGAGAACCTTGAATTACGGTGTGAAAGCCGGTCTGTTAACCGGTTTGGGCTCCTCTGTCACAGACTGTCTTTATGCCTGTGTCGGAGCCTTTGGACTCAATCTTATATCAGACTTTCTACTAAAATACCAAAACATCGTTAATCTGGCCGGGGGATGCCTGATTGTGGGAATGGGTATCCGGATGTTTGCTTCTTCCTTTGCGGTGGGAATTACCAACCCGGCGGCAATTCTCACTTTCCTGTTTGCATTTTCCTGGTTTGGGATTCATGGGCAGACAGGACTGGCAGAAGGGATCGGTTTGGTTTGCGGTGTTTTCATTGGAACTTATATCTGGTGGGGAACTCTTACCGGCGCAGCATCCATGTTCAGGAAAAAATCAAAAAAGGACTGCCTGCCTGTTATGAACCGGGTATTTAGACTTATATTAATTCTATTTGGAGCAGTGATTCTGGTTAGGAATTTTCTAAATTAA
- a CDS encoding carcinine hydrolase/isopenicillin-N N-acyltransferase family protein, with translation MKRELCIVCMITLIFSIVTGCAQNTNTSENTVQTKTAEGENMAKNTITPDTDITELEDGLSVSSVNIDFIQAGGLDISRLPDTAQAIIGMYAPLDGMNEEGLAVSVNMIEDTDTIEQDTGKPDITTTTAIRLLLDQAANVEEALSLLEQYNLHASMGIMIHLALSDTAGNSVVVEYVDNEMSVTETPVVTNFYLSEGEKQGIGTSQSHERFDILSETLEEKKTMTETDVRDALDSVRKDNFGEFESTEWSIVMNQETKELTYYHRENYGQGYSIAVE, from the coding sequence ATGAAGAGGGAATTATGCATAGTATGCATGATCACCCTGATCTTTAGTATTGTAACCGGGTGTGCACAAAATACAAATACATCTGAAAATACAGTACAGACAAAAACAGCAGAGGGAGAAAACATGGCGAAGAATACCATCACACCAGATACTGATATAACAGAACTGGAGGATGGATTATCTGTTTCCTCAGTCAACATAGACTTTATCCAGGCAGGAGGTCTGGACATTTCAAGGCTTCCGGACACGGCACAGGCAATCATCGGGATGTATGCGCCGCTGGACGGCATGAACGAAGAGGGATTAGCCGTATCTGTCAACATGATTGAAGACACCGATACCATAGAGCAGGATACCGGGAAGCCGGACATTACCACCACTACAGCCATTCGTCTCCTTCTTGATCAGGCTGCAAATGTAGAGGAAGCGCTAAGCTTACTGGAGCAATACAACTTACATGCATCCATGGGAATAATGATCCATCTGGCTCTTTCTGATACAGCTGGGAACAGCGTAGTCGTGGAATATGTAGACAATGAGATGAGTGTTACAGAAACACCTGTTGTCACTAATTTTTATCTGTCTGAAGGTGAAAAACAGGGAATTGGAACATCCCAGTCCCATGAAAGATTCGACATTCTAAGCGAAACGCTGGAAGAAAAGAAAACCATGACTGAGACTGACGTAAGGGATGCGCTGGACAGTGTGCGCAAAGATAACTTCGGTGAATTTGAATCTACAGAGTGGAGCATTGTTATGAATCAAGAGACGAAGGAACTGACATATTACCACAGAGAAAATTACGGACAAGGCTATAGCATTGCTGTTGAGTAG
- a CDS encoding iron-containing alcohol dehydrogenase: MLGNFVFSNPTKLYFGEDSLDYLNEELPKYGKNVQLVYGGGSIKKNGIYDKVTAILKANGKEIFEDGGVMPNPTVEKLYEGVQIARDNQVDFILAVGGGSCCDYAKAVSISVNCKEDPWEKYYLKIEDVDKDTGIIPVGCVLTMVGTGSEMNGGAVITNHESKLKIGHVFGDRVFPKFAILNPTFTYSLPKYQMVAGFYDIMNHICEQYFSGEDDNTSDYLMEGLMRSLIHSSRIAVKEPENYEARSNIMWTATWALNTLVAMGKSTDWMVHMLGQAVGAHTDATHGMTLSAVSLPYYRHIMPYGLQKFKRFAMNVWDINPEGKSDEEIAAEGLNAMEAWMKEIGVVMNIRELGATEDMLDGLVKSTLVMEGGYKVLTQEEIKKIFEESM, from the coding sequence ATGTTAGGAAATTTTGTGTTTTCAAACCCTACAAAATTATATTTTGGAGAGGATTCTTTAGATTATCTAAATGAGGAACTTCCAAAGTACGGAAAGAACGTACAGCTTGTATACGGCGGCGGTTCCATTAAGAAAAACGGAATCTATGACAAAGTAACTGCTATATTAAAAGCAAATGGAAAAGAAATCTTCGAGGATGGCGGCGTTATGCCAAATCCGACGGTGGAGAAACTGTATGAGGGTGTTCAGATTGCAAGAGACAATCAAGTGGACTTTATCCTGGCAGTGGGTGGAGGCTCATGCTGTGATTATGCCAAGGCGGTTTCCATTTCTGTCAATTGCAAGGAAGATCCATGGGAAAAGTACTATCTGAAGATTGAGGATGTGGATAAAGATACAGGAATCATTCCGGTAGGCTGTGTGCTGACAATGGTTGGCACAGGGTCAGAGATGAATGGCGGAGCAGTTATCACAAATCATGAAAGTAAATTGAAGATCGGGCATGTGTTTGGGGACCGGGTATTTCCAAAGTTTGCGATATTAAATCCAACCTTTACCTATTCGCTTCCGAAGTACCAGATGGTTGCCGGTTTTTATGATATTATGAATCATATATGTGAGCAGTATTTCTCCGGGGAGGATGACAATACCTCTGATTATCTGATGGAGGGGCTGATGCGGTCACTCATACACAGCAGCAGAATCGCAGTCAAAGAACCGGAAAATTATGAGGCCCGAAGTAATATCATGTGGACAGCTACCTGGGCGTTGAATACGCTGGTGGCTATGGGCAAATCCACAGACTGGATGGTGCACATGCTTGGCCAGGCAGTGGGGGCTCACACAGATGCAACCCATGGAATGACGCTTTCTGCAGTATCCCTGCCATATTACCGCCATATCATGCCTTATGGACTTCAAAAATTTAAACGGTTCGCCATGAATGTGTGGGATATAAATCCGGAAGGAAAATCGGATGAAGAAATAGCAGCAGAAGGATTAAATGCCATGGAGGCATGGATGAAAGAAATCGGGGTAGTGATGAACATCCGTGAGCTTGGTGCGACAGAAGACATGCTGGATGGACTTGTGAAGAGTACCCTTGTTATGGAAGGTGGATATAAGGTGCTGACACAGGAAGAAATCAAGAAGATTTTCGAGGAAAGTATGTAG
- a CDS encoding zinc-binding dehydrogenase — MVAYHAIRRSEIKLHDKVLVVGSGIIGQMLGELSKKAGASYVAMSEVNDVKIQKAKEIGIFDEYFDGTDSQRASSFKKATDGGFDIVFEAVGAADDPMVKTVVGMN; from the coding sequence ATGGTTGCCTACCACGCCATCCGCCGTTCAGAAATCAAGCTCCATGACAAGGTTCTGGTAGTTGGCAGCGGCATAATTGGGCAGATGCTGGGCGAGCTGTCCAAGAAGGCAGGGGCATCCTATGTGGCTATGTCAGAGGTGAATGATGTTAAAATTCAAAAAGCAAAGGAAATTGGTATTTTTGATGAGTATTTTGATGGAACTGATTCGCAGCGGGCGTCTTCTTTCAAAAAAGCTACAGACGGCGGATTTGATATTGTATTTGAGGCAGTGGGAGCGGCAGATGATCCGATGGTAAAGACTGTAGTAGGAATGAATTGA
- a CDS encoding flavodoxin, protein MKKMRQLTSLFIAVCLSFGLTACSNGSPPAENNTDVQDSGTEQSTETSAMDAEPDAGTDVLIAYFSATGNTKAAAEQIAEFTGGELYEIVPANPYTEEDLDYSNDQSRTSQEMDDPAARPEIGSEDIVMNGFTTLYLGYPIWHGQAPRIMSTFVEHYNFDGLTVIPFCTSGGSGIGSSAETLEELAGSGKWLTGERFSSGVSEDEVQTWIESLQE, encoded by the coding sequence ATGAAAAAAATGAGACAATTAACCAGCCTTTTCATCGCAGTATGTTTGAGTTTTGGCCTGACTGCCTGCAGTAACGGCAGCCCACCTGCTGAAAACAATACGGATGTACAGGATTCCGGAACAGAACAGAGTACGGAAACTTCTGCTATGGACGCGGAGCCGGATGCTGGAACAGATGTATTAATTGCATATTTTTCTGCGACCGGCAATACGAAGGCGGCAGCGGAACAGATTGCAGAATTTACGGGAGGAGAACTCTACGAGATTGTCCCTGCCAATCCATATACTGAGGAAGACCTGGATTATAGTAACGATCAGAGCCGCACCTCACAGGAGATGGATGATCCAGCCGCACGCCCGGAGATCGGCAGTGAGGACATTGTAATGAACGGATTTACTACGCTGTACCTTGGATATCCCATCTGGCATGGGCAGGCTCCGCGTATCATGAGTACCTTTGTGGAACATTACAATTTTGACGGACTTACAGTCATTCCGTTCTGTACTTCCGGAGGCAGCGGGATCGGCTCCAGCGCAGAGACTCTGGAAGAGCTGGCCGGCAGTGGGAAGTGGCTTACAGGAGAACGCTTTAGCTCCGGTGTTTCCGAAGATGAAGTGCAGACATGGATAGAGAGTTTACAAGAATAG
- a CDS encoding aldo/keto reductase produces the protein MQYKEYKDGIMLSRLGMGVMRLPVADQDDSKIQYEAAKKLIDRCMKIGINYYDTAYIYHGGNSETFLGEALSDYPRNSFYLADKFNLQANPDYRAQFVQQLERLQMEYIDFYLLHGIQDSFADTMLACGCIFYFDTMKKQGKIKYLGFSYHGSPEELSEILEAYPWDFVQIQLNYYDWYYGDAKQLYEILTEAQIPVMVMEPVHGGLLANLEEEAGRELKAATPDASLASWAMRWVMGLENVQVVLSGMSDEAQVFDNIDTFEKAVPLTGEEQEKIKTAARIQYSALAVACTGCRYCCPDCPSGLDIPLLLKSYNEAKLGGAWRLNSLKAVVQEKQPAACVGCGSCKEHCPQGYDIPKYMEEMKAMMGSI, from the coding sequence ATGCAATATAAAGAATATAAAGACGGTATCATGCTTTCCAGGCTGGGCATGGGAGTTATGAGGCTGCCGGTAGCAGATCAGGATGATTCCAAGATTCAGTATGAAGCAGCCAAAAAACTTATAGACCGTTGCATGAAAATTGGTATCAATTATTATGATACAGCTTACATTTATCATGGCGGAAATTCAGAAACTTTTTTAGGAGAGGCATTATCTGATTACCCCCGCAATAGTTTTTATTTGGCAGATAAATTTAATCTGCAGGCAAACCCGGATTACCGTGCACAATTTGTCCAACAGTTGGAACGGCTTCAAATGGAATATATTGATTTTTATCTTCTGCATGGGATTCAGGATAGTTTTGCGGATACCATGTTAGCGTGTGGTTGCATTTTCTATTTCGACACTATGAAAAAGCAAGGGAAAATCAAATATCTTGGTTTTTCTTATCATGGCAGTCCGGAAGAACTTTCGGAAATCCTAGAAGCCTATCCGTGGGATTTCGTACAAATACAGTTAAATTATTATGACTGGTATTATGGAGATGCAAAACAGTTATATGAAATACTGACTGAGGCACAAATACCGGTTATGGTCATGGAGCCAGTACACGGTGGATTGCTTGCAAATCTTGAGGAAGAGGCAGGCAGAGAATTAAAGGCAGCAACGCCGGATGCATCTTTGGCTTCCTGGGCAATGAGATGGGTGATGGGTCTTGAAAATGTACAGGTTGTTTTAAGTGGGATGAGTGATGAAGCTCAGGTATTTGATAACATAGATACCTTTGAAAAAGCAGTCCCCCTTACAGGAGAAGAACAAGAAAAAATAAAAACGGCTGCAAGGATTCAGTATTCTGCCTTGGCGGTAGCATGTACAGGCTGCCGTTATTGCTGTCCGGATTGTCCCAGTGGATTGGATATTCCCTTACTGCTTAAATCTTACAATGAAGCAAAACTTGGTGGTGCATGGCGCCTCAATAGTTTAAAAGCTGTCGTACAAGAAAAGCAGCCAGCTGCCTGTGTGGGATGCGGTTCTTGCAAAGAACACTGCCCACAGGGATATGACATTCCAAAATACATGGAAGAAATGAAAGCTATGATGGGCAGCATTTAG
- a CDS encoding SDR family NAD(P)-dependent oxidoreductase, whose amino-acid sequence MEAKMLEGKVAVITGASYGMGQTMAELFAEEGASVVLTARGKEKLNQAVEGICKRGGKAIGIVADTCSTADTKKVMEKTIETFGDLDILINNAGIGEQKMIDETDDEWMMQVMNTNLGGPMRYIREALKIFMPKNEGVIINISSVNGNRPFCGATYTSTKGALNTLTKNVAMRLIDTNIRCNAVAPGATITPAHLANKAGEQPGGNEMLKYSGHYVYFPGPECEAMDQAYACLYLASKMGRAVRGQVLQVCNGAFL is encoded by the coding sequence ATGGAAGCAAAAATGTTAGAAGGAAAAGTTGCGGTTATTACCGGGGCAAGCTATGGAATGGGACAGACTATGGCGGAACTTTTTGCAGAGGAAGGTGCCAGTGTTGTCCTGACCGCCAGAGGAAAGGAGAAACTGAATCAGGCAGTAGAGGGAATTTGCAAAAGGGGTGGAAAGGCAATTGGAATTGTTGCGGATACCTGTTCCACGGCAGACACAAAGAAGGTTATGGAGAAGACAATAGAGACTTTCGGAGACTTGGATATCCTGATTAATAACGCAGGAATCGGCGAACAGAAGATGATTGACGAGACCGATGATGAATGGATGATGCAGGTAATGAACACCAATCTGGGAGGACCGATGAGGTATATCAGAGAAGCATTAAAGATATTCATGCCTAAAAATGAAGGAGTCATTATAAATATTTCTTCTGTAAATGGAAACCGTCCTTTCTGCGGCGCAACTTATACTTCTACAAAAGGCGCATTGAACACGTTGACAAAAAATGTGGCAATGCGGCTGATTGATACAAATATCAGATGTAACGCCGTAGCACCCGGGGCAACAATCACACCGGCACACCTTGCCAACAAGGCGGGAGAGCAGCCGGGAGGAAATGAAATGCTGAAATACAGCGGCCATTATGTTTATTTTCCGGGCCCGGAATGTGAAGCAATGGATCAGGCATATGCCTGCCTGTATCTGGCCAGCAAGATGGGCAGAGCTGTCCGTGGGCAGGTGCTGCAGGTCTGCAATGGTGCGTTTCTGTAA
- a CDS encoding NAD(P)H-dependent oxidoreductase: MINSESKEELVQNLKDAGCRMETIQDFLLYLDENQKEKQLELLEKHRRRLLSNVHREEKKIYCLDYLVYQIKKRGEEKMKKNILIISTSLRKGSNSERLADEFMSGAKAAGHSVEKIEIRDKKIGFCRGCLACQHTGKCVIGDDANTIAGKMLTADTIVFATPVYYYEMSGQMKTILDRANPLYFADYRFRKIYLLATAADENEDAVNGALTGLNGWISCFEKASLAGTVFAGGVDKADEMEQHPALEKAYRMGKGV, from the coding sequence ATGATAAATTCAGAATCCAAAGAAGAGTTAGTACAAAACCTGAAGGATGCCGGGTGTAGGATGGAAACCATTCAAGATTTTCTTTTATATCTGGATGAAAATCAGAAAGAGAAACAACTGGAACTATTGGAAAAGCACAGGAGACGGCTTCTGAGTAACGTGCACAGGGAAGAGAAGAAGATTTACTGTCTGGACTATTTAGTATACCAAATTAAAAAACGAGGAGAAGAAAAGATGAAAAAAAATATTTTAATCATTTCAACCAGTCTGCGAAAAGGGAGCAATTCAGAACGCTTGGCTGATGAATTTATGAGCGGGGCCAAAGCAGCGGGTCATTCTGTAGAGAAGATAGAAATCCGAGATAAAAAGATTGGTTTTTGCCGGGGCTGTCTTGCCTGTCAGCACACAGGAAAATGTGTCATTGGAGATGATGCCAATACCATTGCCGGGAAAATGCTGACGGCAGATACAATCGTATTTGCCACACCTGTTTATTATTACGAGATGAGCGGGCAGATGAAAACCATACTTGACCGGGCTAATCCGCTTTATTTTGCAGATTACAGGTTCCGGAAAATTTATCTGCTGGCAACAGCGGCAGACGAAAATGAGGATGCCGTGAACGGAGCGCTTACAGGACTGAACGGATGGATTTCCTGTTTTGAAAAAGCGTCTCTTGCAGGAACCGTATTTGCAGGCGGAGTGGATAAAGCGGATGAGATGGAACAACATCCGGCTCTGGAAAAAGCATACCGTATGGGAAAAGGAGTATAA
- a CDS encoding LysR family transcriptional regulator: MELRVLQYFLAIAREQSIVRAAQSLHLSQPTLSTQIKNMEEELGKQLLIRGTKGSRKVTLTEEGMILRKRAEEILDLVKKTEKEITVADDITVGDIYIGAGETDAIRLIAKTAKKLQQSHPGIHYHISSGNSEFVTERLEKGLIDFGLVFTNIDLTRFDALKMPARDVWGVLMRKDSALAQKESITPKDLWDKPLIFSQQEDKGGSVTQWIKRKASDLNIAATYNLIFNASLMVDEGLGYAITFDRIINTTGDSNLCFRPLNPPLESEMSIIWKKYQVLSKPAEKFIGALQEQLYSDSRSSGIPL; this comes from the coding sequence ATGGAATTACGGGTACTTCAGTATTTTTTGGCAATTGCCAGGGAGCAGAGCATTGTACGGGCAGCCCAGTCACTGCACCTTTCACAGCCTACTCTTTCAACCCAGATTAAAAATATGGAAGAAGAATTGGGAAAACAGCTCTTGATACGCGGAACCAAAGGGTCACGGAAAGTCACACTGACTGAAGAAGGAATGATTTTGCGGAAACGCGCAGAAGAGATACTGGATCTGGTTAAAAAGACAGAGAAAGAAATAACCGTCGCCGACGATATCACTGTGGGTGATATCTATATCGGAGCCGGCGAGACAGATGCAATACGCCTGATTGCCAAAACCGCAAAAAAACTGCAGCAATCCCATCCCGGCATTCATTATCATATATCCAGCGGAAATTCTGAATTTGTCACAGAACGTCTGGAAAAAGGATTGATTGATTTCGGTCTGGTATTTACCAACATAGATTTGACAAGATTTGATGCACTGAAAATGCCTGCCAGAGATGTCTGGGGTGTTCTCATGCGGAAAGATTCAGCTCTGGCACAGAAAGAATCTATTACTCCAAAGGATTTATGGGACAAGCCCTTGATCTTTTCACAGCAGGAGGATAAAGGAGGAAGTGTCACACAGTGGATAAAACGAAAAGCCTCTGATTTAAACATCGCAGCTACTTATAATCTTATATTCAATGCTTCCTTAATGGTGGATGAAGGTCTTGGATATGCAATTACCTTTGACAGAATTATCAATACGACTGGTGACAGTAATCTTTGTTTCCGTCCACTAAACCCACCGCTTGAAAGTGAGATGAGTATTATCTGGAAGAAATATCAGGTACTGTCAAAGCCTGCCGAAAAATTCATTGGGGCACTGCAGGAACAACTATACTCAGACAGCAGATCATCCGGTATACCCCTGTAA
- a CDS encoding DUF1848 domain-containing protein, which translates to MILNTGGRTDTVQYYTKWLLKRFKEGYVLSRNPLFPNKVTRYELTPDKVDCVAFCSKDYEPILNDLTDITSRFNTYFHYTITAYGKDLEPGVPAIEKSMETLKKLSAIVGKQRVAWRYDPVLLTEKYTIQTHLNTFEKMAKELAPFVDRCIFSFVEMYKKLETNMPELILLSDLDKAALAKGLGETAAKYGLYIQTCGTNGDYSQYGIHSSGCLTLDILGGANGVVFRDLKHKGMRQGCHCIESRDIGAYDTCMNGCKYCYANKNPKRAFENYRYHDPDSPLLLGHLKEADAVCQGAQKTYLNSEIICGQQALKL; encoded by the coding sequence ATGATACTTAACACAGGAGGCAGAACAGATACTGTCCAGTATTACACGAAATGGCTGTTGAAACGTTTTAAAGAAGGCTATGTGCTTTCGCGTAACCCGCTGTTTCCCAATAAGGTTACCCGCTATGAATTAACTCCGGACAAGGTTGATTGCGTCGCATTTTGCTCCAAGGATTACGAGCCGATACTAAATGATCTGACAGATATTACGAGCCGATTCAACACCTATTTTCACTATACCATAACCGCTTATGGCAAGGATCTTGAACCCGGTGTGCCGGCCATTGAAAAAAGTATGGAAACGCTGAAGAAACTGTCGGCTATTGTCGGAAAACAGCGTGTTGCATGGCGGTATGACCCTGTGCTGCTGACAGAAAAATATACGATTCAAACCCATCTGAATACTTTTGAGAAGATGGCAAAGGAACTTGCCCCTTTCGTTGATCGCTGCATTTTCAGCTTTGTAGAGATGTATAAAAAGCTGGAAACAAATATGCCGGAGCTGATACTGCTCTCAGATTTGGACAAGGCTGCCCTGGCAAAAGGTTTAGGTGAGACGGCCGCCAAATATGGTTTATACATTCAGACCTGCGGGACAAACGGCGATTATTCGCAATATGGGATACATTCTTCCGGGTGTCTGACACTTGATATTCTTGGCGGTGCAAACGGTGTTGTGTTCAGGGACTTGAAGCATAAAGGAATGCGCCAGGGCTGCCATTGCATTGAAAGTCGGGACATCGGTGCCTACGATACCTGCATGAATGGCTGTAAATACTGCTACGCAAACAAGAACCCAAAGAGAGCATTTGAAAATTACAGGTACCACGACCCGGATTCTCCGCTTCTTCTGGGGCATTTGAAGGAAGCAGATGCCGTTTGTCAAGGGGCGCAAAAGACTTATTTAAACAGCGAAATCATCTGCGGGCAGCAGGCATTAAAATTGTAA
- a CDS encoding MarR family winged helix-turn-helix transcriptional regulator — MTKDDKQNAYLYCKFRDEQFALYDEYAKKNGMLMKTLLVLNVLYYAKAGMTQRDICQKTFQSKQTVNLIIKNLLKDGYVTICEDPDNGRNKLVAMTDEGRAYAKVPVTHITKSEDTAMSMFTSEEQEQLISLSRRFTKNLTDLINGRGAEA; from the coding sequence ATGACAAAGGACGATAAACAAAACGCATACCTGTATTGCAAGTTCCGAGATGAACAGTTTGCTCTCTATGATGAATACGCCAAAAAAAATGGGATGCTTATGAAAACCCTGCTTGTTTTGAATGTTCTCTATTATGCAAAGGCGGGCATGACACAGCGGGATATTTGTCAGAAAACATTTCAATCAAAGCAGACAGTAAATCTGATTATAAAAAATCTTTTGAAGGATGGGTACGTTACCATTTGTGAAGACCCGGATAACGGGAGAAATAAACTTGTGGCAATGACAGATGAGGGGCGGGCTTATGCGAAAGTTCCGGTGACACACATTACGAAATCTGAGGATACCGCCATGTCCATGTTCACATCAGAGGAACAGGAGCAGTTAATCAGCCTGTCGCGGAGATTTACAAAAAACCTGACGGATTTAATCAATGGAAGGGGGGCTGAAGCATGA